One Gambusia affinis linkage group LG15, SWU_Gaff_1.0, whole genome shotgun sequence genomic window carries:
- the ccni2 gene encoding cyclin-I has translation MKNPVAAESRRLLGLLEAALLREARLWKVPLFKNGCIQGADISLSQHQQMIVWIGEMNRLFQFCPETFALGVCVLNRLLSTVKAQRKYLKCIAFTSLVLAAKINEEDEVIGSVKDLVVRSGCNFSTAEILRMERIILDKLHWDLYTATPVDFIHIFHALLISGHPHLAPSFSLGSSMDPGAIAGAIPVKPGHQKTPPSGFQAALWTRQVQHCMACHQLWQFKGSTLALAIITLELEALTPDWFSVFTDLLKKAQVDSAEFIHCKEIVDEFLHSMEFSLPANAVYILDSSQIQEKQQQLWSPSQRHMAARRGRGAREQRELDDYYDGFRRLYNEESEIEEMFEIEQKGVSPCPPLHPAGN, from the exons ATGAAGAACCCGGTAGCTGCAGAGAGCCGCCGGCTGCTCGGCCTGCTGGAGGCTGCTCTGCTCAGAGAGGCTCGTCTGTGGAAGGTCCCGCTCTTCAAAAATGGATGCATTCAG GGTGCTGACATCTCCTTGTCCCAACACCAGCAAATGATCGTTTGGATTGGAGAAATGAACCGGCTGTTTCAGTTCTGTCCAGAAACTTTTGCGTTGGGAGTGTGTGTCCTTAACCGCCTGCTGTCCACTGTCAAG GCTCAGAGAAAATACCTAAAATGCATCGCTTTTACCTCCCTGGTCCTGGCAGCCAAAATCAACGAGGAAGACGAG GTTATTGGTTCTGTTAAAGACCTGGTGGTGCGGAGTGGATGCAACTTTTCAACAGCAGAGATTCTTCGTATGGAGCGGATCATTCTGGACAAGCTGCACTGGGATCTGTACACGGCAACACCGGTCGACTTCATTCACATC TTCCATGCCCTTCTCATCTCGGGCCATCCCCACCTGGCTCCGTCCTTTAGTCTCGGTTCCAGCATGGACCCCGGGGCGATTGCTGGTGCAATCCCTGTGAAGCCTGGGCATCAGAAGACGCCCCCCTCAGGCTTCCAGGCGGCGTTGTGGACCAGGCAGGTGCAGCACTGTATGGCCTGCCACCAGCTCTGGCAGTTCAAGGGCTCCACGCTGGCCTTGGCCATCATCACTTTGGAGCTGGAGGCGCTCACTCCGGACTGGTTCTCTGTCTTCACCGACCTACTGAAAAAAGCGCAG GTTGACAGTGCCGAGTTCATCCACTGCAAAGAGATTGTAGACGAGTTTCTACACAGCATGGAGTTCTCCCTGCCCGCCAACGCTGTGTACATCCTGGACAGCTCCCAGATccaggagaagcagcagcagctctggagCCCCTCGCAGCGCCACATGGCGGCCAGAAGGGGGCGTGGCGCCAGAGAGCAAAGGGAATTGGATGACTACTATGACGGTTTCAGGCGTTTGTATAACGAGGAGAGCGAAATagaggaaatgtttgaaattgaGCAGAAAGGTGTGTCTCCCTGCCCGCCACTGCACCCTGCTGGCAACTAG